Genomic window (Bradyrhizobium sp. 186):
CTCGACCGGTTGCCAGCAGGCGTCCGATCTCTCCCAGCGCCTCCGGTGCAAACGCGATGAAAAGGGCGGCGTGGTGACGGATCCGGCAACTGAGGAAACCAGCGTGCCCGGAGTGTATGTAGCCGGCGACGTATCGCGTGACGTTCTCCTCGTTGCCGTCGCCATTGCTGAGGGGGCTAAAGCTGCGGCGGCGATCAACAAGGCCTTCCTCCGGCGCGACGGCTTCTGCGAGTGACCGTTCCTCAAGGGTCTGAGGAGGTCGTCGGTGCCAAAAGGGTAGTTGAGGGACCGAGCTACCGCGCTTCCTTCTCGGCCTTGGGAAGCCAGCGCCACACACCAAGCGCGTTGATCAGCAGCAGAACGGCATTTTGAATGACAAGCGACGTCTTGCGTTCGAGCCAGCCGTCGGCCATCCATGCGATGGCTGCGACAGTGAAAATCACAAAGCCCGCGACGGTTACGCGCGCATTCCAGTTGGCGGCGACGAGCGCAGCCGCGACGACCGTCGTGGCGGCTGCGAATGCTCTCAAGATCGCAAGTTCGTCCATCTGCCCGCTTTCACAGCCGTACGATGTTATGGGCTCGTATGACCATTTCGTCCTGGGACAATTCCTGTTCGAGGGCTTGCGCGCGTCGTTCCAGTAAGCTCGCCGTTCGGTTATGACCTCGATGACCGCGATCGGGTCGCGCGGGGTCTCGCCGCTGTTTCGCCACAGACCTTGGCCCGGGCCCGCACGAAGCTAATCGCTCCGCCGAACGAATTGGTCCGCTCACAATCACACCTCGTCGAGATATTCCTCCCCAAGGAAACAGGGGACGGCCGTCCTATCGGACAAGGTTGAGGGTCGCGGCCGGGATCTCCTTTCAAAATGGGACACGATAGTCGCTGTATCAGCTCATGAGCGAACTCAGGCCAGATCGTCAAACCATGTCCAGCGTTCGACGGCTGGACGTTGCCAGTCGTCGAGGCCGGTCTTGATTTCATTCCTGCACTGCGGTGGCTCATTCAGCCTATTCGATTGCAGCCGGCATCTTTGCGACCGACATCAGGGAACGCGCCACCTGGTTCAACAACTGGTCGGCATTCTCCTCTTCGGCCAGCGACTTCGAGAGCAGCGCGACGATGGCACTATGACGAAGCTGCTGGGCGAGATTGCGCGAGGTGGTGTACCCGGCAATCTCGTAATGCTCGACCCGCTGAGCGGCACCGATCAGCGCCAGATCGGCGGCGGCATCTTCCTTCTTTTCGCCTTCGGACATGATTTCTTGCCCTTCCTCGACCAGGCCCATCATGCCCTTGCACGGCTTGGCGCGGGCGGATTTGCCGAGTAGCTCGAAACATTCGTTTATGCGCTCGATCTGGTTTTCCGTCTCCACCAGATGCTGCTCGAACAGTTCGCGCAACTGATCGAAGCGGGCGGCCTCCGCCATCTTCGGCAAGGCTTTCGTCAGTTGCTTCTCGGCATGAAGGATGTCGCGAAGCTCGTCGAGCAACAGCTCGCCAAGGCCGGCCTCGTCCGTGGGCGGCGAGCTTTCCGTCACGATCGCGGTTCCCGGGCCGGGTTCTCCCGCCTGGATGGCCGGGGATTCCGTGAAGACCAAGTCGCTGCCTTCGTTCCACGGCCCGCGCGTGTCGATCTCGCCATAGTCGCCGCTGCCCGTGGAATCGTTGAAGAACTGATTGACTAGTCCGGGTGTCGGGGCGATCCGGCCGATGCTGAAAGCAGGCTTGCCCATGCTCTCAAGCGCCAGCGAGAAGGCTTTCATATGCGTGATTTCGCGGGTCATCAGGAACTGCAAAGCGTCCTTGGTGCCGGCGTCGTCGCAGAAATTGATCAGCTGTTCATAGACGATCTTGGCCCTTGCCTCGGCGGCGATGTTGCTGCGCAGGTCGACGTCGAGTTCTCCGGTGATCTTCAGATAGTCGGCGGTCCAGGCATTGCCCTGCGAGTTGAACAGGTTCACTCCGCCGCCGCCGGCGATCGCGATCAGCGGATCGGCTTCGGCGGCCTCGCGGTCGAACTTCATCGGCTTGAGGTGCATACGGGCGAGGGTGCCCACAATCTCCAGATGGCTCAATTCTTCGGTGCCGATGTCCATCAGCAGATCCTTGCGATCCGGATCCTCACAATTCAGGCCCTGTATCGAATACTGCATCGCGGCGGCGAGTTCGCCGTTGGCGCCTCCAAACTGTTCGAGAAGCATATTGCCGAAACGGGGCTCCGGCTCGTCGACGCGGACGGTGAACATCAGCTTCTTGACGTGGTGATACATGGGAGACCTCGAATGCGAGCGGGGGATCGATTGCGAACCAGACGCGGAGAGGTTTGTTCCTACGGCGGTATAGGATTCGACGCTTCGAGAGCGCGCCTGCATCGGGAGCCGCATAAGAACTTTGAGGCTGTCCGCGCGTTGAAAAAGGTACCCGCCCTTTACCGGATCCCAGGGAGCCATGTTCACCGCAACTCATCGCCTCAATCGTCGCAACTTTCCGATCTCCGTCCGGCCGACCGAAGCGGACGTCGCCATCGCCCGCGGAATCGCGCGCCACACGGCTCCAGCTCCGGAGGAAGTGGCACGCGCCCTGACCTGGGGCGCCGATGAAAAAATCCTTTTGGTTCTGGCCACGGCCGGCTGGGTTTTCTCTCGCGGCCGCAGCGAACCGTTGCAGCGGGCGGGCAACCACGCGCTGCTGGTGACGGCCGCAGCGTCCCTGCTGCCGCACGTGCTGAAGTCGCTGTTCAATCAGACCCGCCCGGACCGCAGGACGGTGGTCGGGCACATCCACGACGTCTCGTTCTCCGGAAAGCGCCAGGATGCCTTTCCCTCCGGACATGCGCTGCACATGGGCGCTTTGGCGTCAGCAGCGGGCGCCTTGCCGCCTGGGCCGCGACGGACGGTCCGCGCGCTCGCGGTAGGAATCTCGCTGACGCGCATCGTGGTTCTGGCGCACTGGGCGAACGACGTCGTCGCGGGTTTCGCGCTCGGAGCAGTGCTCGAACGCCTGCTGAGGCTATGGACGGGTTATCCCATCGCCTGTTCAAAGGAGATCGATCATGCCGACACTTGAGGACGTGAAAGGGTATGCGGAGCGCGCCACCGGCCTCCGGCGACCAGGTAAGGGCAAAGCCTCGGATCTCGCCCGGTTGCGCAAGCCTCACACGGTTCGCTCCAAGGACGACGGTCTCGTTCCCAATCATCCGCGATGGCCGCTGCTCATCTATCGGGGCGCCGTTGATCTCGACGAGGGGCACGATCCGGCGGCGGTGATCGAGGATCTCTTCGAAGCGAACGGCTGGGGCGACACCTGGCGCGACGGCATCTACGACTACGTGCACTACCACTCGCGGATCCATGAGGTGCTCGGCGTCGCCCGTGGCAAAGGGCGCGTCCGCTTCGGCGGGAAGAAGGGCAGGATCTTCACGCTCAAGGCCGGGGACATCGTGGTTCTGCCTGCCGGCACGGGCCATCAGTGCCTCTCGGCGGACAACGACTTTCTGGTCGTCGGCGCCTACCCGCCGGCCGGCACCTACGACGAATGCACCACGGTGGAAGATCGGCCGCGGGCGTTGAAGACAATTCCGAAGGTGCCGGTGCCGCGCAAGGATCCGGTCTATGGGTCCGGTGGACCGGCCTTGAAGCTCTGGAAGAAGGCCAAATGAGCGAGTACGTCGTCCGCTTTCTTATCGGAGGCGCCGTGGTGTCGGTCTTGCGATGCTCGGAGACGTCCTGAAGCCGAAGAGCTTCGCCGGCCTGTTCGGAGCCGCCCCTTCCGTCGCGCTCGCCACCCTCGGAATCGCAATCTATCAGCACGGCGCCGGTTATGCCGCCATCCAGGGCGGGTGGATGATGGCCGGCGCCGTCGCGCTCGCCCTCTACAGCGTCATCGTCTGTCATCTGCTCGTCCGCGCACGGCTGCGGGCCTTGCCCGCCACCAGTCATGACGCCAATCCGCGTCTCGCCGTCCTCGCTCAAGGCCGCTGGTATGAATATCTCATCCGTTTCGCGCTCGGCGGCGGAGCGACCGTCTTCACTGGCCTGATCAGCAGCCGTTACGGAGCGGCCGTCGGCGGCCTCTTTCTGGCGCTGCCCGCCATCTTTTGCGCCAGCGCTTCGCTGATCGAAAAGCACGAGATCCGACGGAAACGGGAGGCAGGCCTGTCAGGCGAGCGCCGCGGAAAAATGGCTGCTGCGCTCGACTCCGCCGGCGCCGCTTGGGGATCGCCCAGCGTGTTACCGCGCGGCCGTCGGCAGGGTGCCCAAGCGTGTGGCGTCGGGTAGGGGGCATGGCGCCACCCAAGCGGCAAAGTAGCTCTCGCAAAAATCCCTCGCGGGTCGCACGTGCATGTGGAAAACCCTTGCGGGTGGGCTTCCGAGGGCTGAGCGGATATCGGTCAGGTCGAGGTCGAGAGTCTGCTGTTGATCGATTCTGTTGAAAAACTCCTCTCCGGTGATCGGACCAATTTTCTAAGAGCCGCTGGTGCGCTTGGCGTTTTGGGACGTGGGGGATCACTCAGACTTGAGCCGCTTCATCCAGCGACCTTCCTACGTGCTGTAAGTGGGCATCGCCCGGCGAAGTCAAAGATCAGCCGTTTCTTCGGGGAATTTTGCTGAGAGGGCATTTTAGACTTTTTCAACACAATCGATCCAAAGCGGACATCAATGCGTCAAACAGAACCGGGAAAATAGGAACATGGACGTGTGACACTCAGGTTGGAGAGCCAACTAGGAGCACCCAGGTAAGACATTCGGGCGCTGACCCCTTGGGCTCGAGCGGCAGCAATGCTCTCGAATTCCTCGCCGGTTTGGTCGACGGTAATGAGCTCCGCTTCATGGTAGTCGAAATGGTATCGAGCCATGCCGGCCTAAATCAGTCCCGGTGGAGACGTTCCAAAAAAGCCCAAGCCAGCTTTGCCGAGCTTTGATCCTCCGCACGGGTTCAGCTCATGAAGATATTCAGGGCTGAACTCGGCTACATCTTGAAGTTCCTGTGGGCGGAGCAGAGTCAGGTTTTGGTTCTGCCATTCAATGAGACCCTCACGCCTGAGTTCCTGGATCGTCCTGTTCACGTGAACTATTGAAAGCCCACATGCATCGGCAACATCTTGCTGCGTGAGCGGAAGTCGGAAGCTGAGGTTGTCTACCAGCCCAACGAATTCCATGCGGGTGGCAAGCTCGCAAAGAAGATGCGCGACCCTACCCAAGGCATGGCGCGATCCAAGATTCTGAACCCACTCGCGATAGATGGCAGCGTGTATCAGCGTCTCGCGCCAAAAAGCGTGCGTAAGCCCGCAAGACTCCTTCATCATCTCTCTAAGAGATGAATGGGGCACAGACGCTATCGTCGAAGAGCCCACGCTGCAAAGGTCGCAATCCGCCACCGGCAAATGCAGGGAAGGCAAGTCGGGCATGTCCCCCGCCAGGTAAAACGACGAGATCTGATTTCGAGCATTCACTACTCTTTGCCGAGCTAGAAAGCCGCTCATCACAACGATGCAGCTGCTAAGCTTCTCTCCCTCGCGCACCACGTATTCGCCACGGCCCAGGGATCTCACCTTATATGGCATGCGCCTGAGCCTAACCTGATCTTGTTCAGATAGACCGACCACCGCGCGTAGGCGCGCTATTAGCTTCTGATGCGGCATTGGATGCTTCCCGTGCGATGCAGGCGGGAGCCCAATGGTCTCTCAGCCACCGACGCCTACGGACAATGCCTTGGCCAGTGATGGCATATTAACGCGCGCTAAAGGGCCCTGTTCCAGTTAAAAATCTGCGGTTCTTGAACCCGGAAATTGAGCTGGCACCCCGTGTCTTAGTTCGGTCATTGAAATCTCACTTGTTCCTTCGCATCCGGGCTAGCGGGTTCGGCGCGTTTTCTATGTTCGGCAGGTCGGAAAAGGCCGCCTCGACGCGGAGGCCGGTCCCAAATCAACCGCCCGTCGATTTTCTTCGGCTTGCTCCTACGCTTAGCGAACTGATGGGGACGCGCGTCGGTTCGATCGTGTCGGGTGGTCCGGCGCGCGGGCGCGCGTCGAGACCAGCCTTTCTTTTGTCGAAATTCGGGCACTAGTTTTGTTTTCTGAAAAAGGGAGAAGTTAAGTGGCGATGGGGACCGTGAAGTGGTTCAACCCGACAAAGGGTTATGGATTTATACAGCCTGACAACGGCGGCAAGGACGTCTTTGTTCACATCTCGGCAGTTGAGAAAGCTGGTTTCACCTCTCTCGCCGAGGGGGCCAAGGTCAGCTTCGACGTCGTGAACAATCGCGGTAAAGACTCGGCGGAAAATCTACGGATAGGTTGATATAGCACGGCCAGTCGCTACGAGCGCTCGCTAATCATTGTTTGTTGTTGGCATTCGCCTCCGGTTCGACGGCCGGTTGATCGGTTTTAGGTACTGCGGGTTCTCGCACGCTATCTTTGGGCGCTTGTAGGTTTCTTTGGAACGCCCATCCGATCAATCCCGCCAGCACGAGGACAACTACGGCGAGCATCAACCAGTGGGGGTATTTGATCCTGGAAAGCATCGCTGTTCCCGCTAATGGTTCATCACAGTGATTTTGAGTCTTTGGGGGTGGCTGGATAGGCGCGGCCGAGTTTGGCGCGGGCTTTATCTGTTGTGAACATCCATTTGATGCGGGCTCGGATTTTATTCCGTCTCTTTTGCCATGCTGCGATCTCGTTTCGGAGCCTTTTGGGATCGTCGATGCGGCGGCCGAGACACTGGCGCTGTAGCACGCTGATCTCGCACTCGACCATATTGAGCCAACTGGCGTGCTTCGGGGTGAAGTGGAATTCGAGGCGGCGCAGGATGCGCCGGGCCTCGGCGGGCGCGAAGGCCTCATACAGCGCCCCAGGCTTATGGATCGACAAATTGTCCTGCACGACACGGATGCAGGCGGCGTCGGGATAATGGACGTCGACGAGATCACGCATGCAGTGGGCGTAGTCCACGGCGGCGCGGCGGTCGGTGACCTTGACGTCGCGCCAGCCCCGATGTGGATCGAAGGTGACGAAGAGATTGGCGGTGCCGTTGCGGCGATACTCGTAATCGTAGCGCTCGCGCTGTCCCGGTTGGGCCGGGATCGGCTGGCGCACCTCGCCGGTCAGCTGGATGGGAGTCTCGTCGAAGCAGACCAGCGGCCGGGCGCGATTCTGCGTCTCGGCGTAGAGGTCGAGCACTCTCCATGCGGGCAAAGTATTCGCCGTCGACATGGGGAATGCACCACACGTCCCTGCGCCACGGCTTGAGGTCGTTCTCGGCCAGCCGGCGACGCACGGTCTCGCCCAACAGGCTGTTGTGATCGGTGAGCTTGACCATCGTGTCGGCCAACAGCGTCAGCGTCCAGCGTTTGCAGCCGGCGGGCGGCTTGGCGCATGCGGTCGCCACCAGCAGGGCTTCCTCCTTGCCGGTCAGCTTGCGCTCAGCGCCCGGACGCGGCTCCTCGCTCAAGGCTCGCTCCAGATTGCCTTCCACGAAGCGGCGCTTGGTCCGGCCGACGGTGGAGAGGCTGACACTCACGGTCCGGGCAATCTCCTCGTCGCGGCAGCCTCCATCGGCCGCCAGCAAAATCTGCGCCCGCTTAAGCTTGCGGGCGGCGTGCTTGCCGCCGCCGAGCATCGCCGTCAGTTCGTTGCGCTCGGCTTGGCTCAATTCGACCCGATAACGTACATTCATGCTTTGCCTCCTTGTCGGAGGCCGGGACGAATCCAACGATGAGTCAAAAATCAGGCGCGCGCTTCACCGAGAAGCAGGGTTATTACCTGGCTTTCATCCATACCTACGCCCACATGTTCGGACGTCCACCCGCCGAAGCCGACATCCAGCGCCACTTCCGCGTCAGCCCGCCTTCGGTCCACCAGATGATCGTCACCCTCGAACGAAACGGCTTCATCCGACGTCAACCTGGCGTCCCCAGAAGCATCGAAATCCTCGTGCCGCCGGAAAGCTTGCCGATCCTCGAATGGCTCGGTATCAAAACGTCGAAATCACTGTGATGAACCACTAGTGCCCAACGCTCACCTTCGTGCCGCAGCGGCTGGGTACGCAACCGTTTTTGAGGGCAATGGTTTCGGCGACTGCTTGTTTTTTGGTCGGAAAGTGCGTTGCCCCCAACCATAGGACTCCGACGATGCAGAGGGTCGTCAAAGCGGCGCCTCCCACGCTCACCGAACCTCCCAATAGCAACTGCCCCAACGCGCGCAACATGGTATCCGCTTAGCCGGAAATACTTAATGAATGCTGCGCGCGATCAGCGGCGCACACAAAAGCCCGCCGCATCGCGAGGCATCCTATCAGATCAAGGTTCCGTGGAAGCGAGCGAGCCTATTGCGTGCTGAGCGACACGCCAAGAACAAATGCCTTAGCCGCCGTCGCGCCCGGCGTTCGCTTCAACTTCTTTGCGATCTTCGTGACACCAGTCTTTTGATTCGCAAGTAACTTCAGCGTCTTCAGGTCGTCTTTCGTCCACTCGCGACGAACAGTCTTCTTTTTCTTGGCCAACTCGGCGCTCCTTCATTGATAGGAGCGCGGTCTAACACATGGCGCGCGGTAAGCAAATCCCTGGTGAATGGCGCTGTTTGACGAACCCTGTCGTTTTTGACAGGTGCGGGCCGTCCCGAGATGTGGGCACGATCGCGGCTAAAGGACGAGGGCCGCGGCTATGCGACGTTACTACTTCCCGATTTTCCACAACGGAGAGACACAGGCGGACGATGTGGGGGAGCTATTTGGCTCTGCTGAACTAGCGGCCCAATACGGCGCCCGTGTTGCTCGGGATATCGCCAGCGATCCCGACTATGATCACGCTAGCGGCACGGTCGTAATTGTGGTTGAGGCCTCCGATGCTGAGATCGCGCGGCACAGAGTCGGTAGTGTTACCACTGCTGTCTAGCAGGTACGCCCACGATGAAGGCCGCCTTGTTCTGAGAGGCGGATTGAGCACTCATAAGCACGTGTTTAAGAGCGAGCTTAAGAGCGATTGATGGGTCAGATTTCGGTGCTGACGGGGCCGGAACGCCGGCGGCGTTGGAGCGAGGATGAGCGGTGCCGGATCGTTGCGGAGGCCTTTGCGCCGGGATCGTGTGTGGCGCAGGTTGCGCGGGATCACGATATTTCAACGGGGCTGATTTACACCTGGCGGCGTCGGCTTCGCCAGGACCTTGCTGACCAGGGCTTTGTGGAAGCGGCGATGGAAGCGGAGCCGATCAAGGAAGCGGCACCGTCCGGTGAAGTGATCGTGGTGGAATTGACGGGGAGCGGACGGATCAGGATTTGCGGGTCGGCGCCGCCCTTGCTGGTGTCGGCGGTGTTGAAGGCGCTGCGATGATTCCGATCCCCTCTGGCGTGCGGGTATGGCTGGCGACGGGCCATACCGATATGCGGCGCGGCTTTCCGAGCCTGGCTTTGCAGGTGCAGGAGGTCTTGAAGCATGACCCACTGGGGGGTCATTTGTTTTGCTTCAGGGGGCGCCGTTCAGATCTGATAAAAATCATCTGGCACGATTCTCAGGGAGCGTGCCTGTTTACAAAAAGACTCGAAAGAGGAAGATTCATCTGGCCTTCGGCTGCCGGTGAAGCCGTGACGATCTCTCCGGCGCAGCTTTCTTACCTGCTATCTGGGATCGACTGGCGGAATCCTCAAGAAACTTTGCGTCCAACGCGAGTTGGATAGCATTCTGCGATTGAACCTACCGGGAAATCTGATTCACTGGCTTCATGAGTTTGAAGCCGGATGACCTTCCTTCGGATCTCGCCAGCGCCCAGGCGGCGCTGTTGATCGAACGTGAGGCGTTG
Coding sequences:
- a CDS encoding helix-turn-helix domain-containing protein encodes the protein MSQKSGARFTEKQGYYLAFIHTYAHMFGRPPAEADIQRHFRVSPPSVHQMIVTLERNGFIRRQPGVPRSIEILVPPESLPILEWLGIKTSKSL
- a CDS encoding cold-shock protein; amino-acid sequence: MAMGTVKWFNPTKGYGFIQPDNGGKDVFVHISAVEKAGFTSLAEGAKVSFDVVNNRGKDSAENLRIG
- a CDS encoding DUF892 family protein; amino-acid sequence: MYHHVKKLMFTVRVDEPEPRFGNMLLEQFGGANGELAAAMQYSIQGLNCEDPDRKDLLMDIGTEELSHLEIVGTLARMHLKPMKFDREAAEADPLIAIAGGGGVNLFNSQGNAWTADYLKITGELDVDLRSNIAAEARAKIVYEQLINFCDDAGTKDALQFLMTREITHMKAFSLALESMGKPAFSIGRIAPTPGLVNQFFNDSTGSGDYGEIDTRGPWNEGSDLVFTESPAIQAGEPGPGTAIVTESSPPTDEAGLGELLLDELRDILHAEKQLTKALPKMAEAARFDQLRELFEQHLVETENQIERINECFELLGKSARAKPCKGMMGLVEEGQEIMSEGEKKEDAAADLALIGAAQRVEHYEIAGYTTSRNLAQQLRHSAIVALLSKSLAEEENADQLLNQVARSLMSVAKMPAAIE
- a CDS encoding transposase — translated: MGQISVLTGPERRRRWSEDERCRIVAEAFAPGSCVAQVARDHDISTGLIYTWRRRLRQDLADQGFVEAAMEAEPIKEAAPSGEVIVVELTGSGRIRICGSAPPLLVSAVLKALR
- a CDS encoding IS630 family transposase (programmed frameshift) — its product is MNVRYRVELSQAERNELTAMLGGGKHAARKLKRAQILLAADGGCRDEEIARTVSVSLSTVGRTKRRFVEGNLERALSEEPRPGAERKLTGKEEALLVATACAKPPAGCKRWTLTLLADTMVKLTDHNSLLGETVRRRLAENDLKPWRRDVWCIPHVDGEYFARMERVLDLYAETQNRARPLVCFDETPIQLTGEVRQPIPAQPGQRERYDYEYRRNGTANLFVTFDPHRGWRDVKVTDRRAAVDYAHCMRDLVDVHYPDAACIRVVQDNLSIHKPGALYEAFAPAEARRILRRLEFHFTPKHASWLNMVECEISVLQRQCLGRRIDDPKRLRNEIAAWQKRRNKIRARIKWMFTTDKARAKLGRAYPATPKDSKSL
- a CDS encoding FAD-dependent oxidoreductase, with the translated sequence MVDVVACSDGIKVSRPAARRLERHGIPLRTEPIVAFEGTDGVLSKIRFESGTDLDREGLFFSTGCQQASDLSQRLRCKRDEKGGVVTDPATEETSVPGVYVAGDVSRDVLLVAVAIAEGAKAAAAINKAFLRRDGFCE
- a CDS encoding Crp/Fnr family transcriptional regulator → MPHQKLIARLRAVVGLSEQDQVRLRRMPYKVRSLGRGEYVVREGEKLSSCIVVMSGFLARQRVVNARNQISSFYLAGDMPDLPSLHLPVADCDLCSVGSSTIASVPHSSLREMMKESCGLTHAFWRETLIHAAIYREWVQNLGSRHALGRVAHLLCELATRMEFVGLVDNLSFRLPLTQQDVADACGLSIVHVNRTIQELRREGLIEWQNQNLTLLRPQELQDVAEFSPEYLHELNPCGGSKLGKAGLGFFGTSPPGLI
- a CDS encoding cupin domain-containing protein; amino-acid sequence: MPTLEDVKGYAERATGLRRPGKGKASDLARLRKPHTVRSKDDGLVPNHPRWPLLIYRGAVDLDEGHDPAAVIEDLFEANGWGDTWRDGIYDYVHYHSRIHEVLGVARGKGRVRFGGKKGRIFTLKAGDIVVLPAGTGHQCLSADNDFLVVGAYPPAGTYDECTTVEDRPRALKTIPKVPVPRKDPVYGSGGPALKLWKKAK
- a CDS encoding phosphatase PAP2 family protein; protein product: MFTATHRLNRRNFPISVRPTEADVAIARGIARHTAPAPEEVARALTWGADEKILLVLATAGWVFSRGRSEPLQRAGNHALLVTAAASLLPHVLKSLFNQTRPDRRTVVGHIHDVSFSGKRQDAFPSGHALHMGALASAAGALPPGPRRTVRALAVGISLTRIVVLAHWANDVVAGFALGAVLERLLRLWTGYPIACSKEIDHADT
- the tnpB gene encoding IS66 family insertion sequence element accessory protein TnpB (TnpB, as the term is used for proteins encoded by IS66 family insertion elements, is considered an accessory protein, since TnpC, encoded by a neighboring gene, is a DDE family transposase.), with amino-acid sequence MIPIPSGVRVWLATGHTDMRRGFPSLALQVQEVLKHDPLGGHLFCFRGRRSDLIKIIWHDSQGACLFTKRLERGRFIWPSAAGEAVTISPAQLSYLLSGIDWRNPQETLRPTRVG